GATGCCGCCATCGACACCGAGTGGATTCGCGAGAACTTCCCGGAGCGCTACGCGGCCAAGGCGCAGGACGGCATCGTCAATCCCGACCACATCGCCGATACCTACTGGATGCTGCACCAGCAGCCGCGCGACGCGTGGACGCATGAGCTTGACCTGCGTCCCTGGATGGAGCGCTGGTAAGCAGACCGCGCCGCGAGCGAACGCACAACGCACAACGCACAACGCATACAGACCACCACGACAGGAGACCGGACGTGACCAGGCAAGTGGAATTCTTCTTTGATTTCGGCAGCCCGTATTCATACCTGGCATGGAAGGAGCTGCCGCGCGTGACGCAGCGCACCGGCGCCACCATCGTCTGGCGCCCTATCCTGCTCGGCGGCGTGTTCAAGGCCACCGGCAATCACAGCCCGGCCGAGGTGCCCGCCAAGGCGGGCTGGCTGCACGGCGACACCGCGCGCTGGGCCAGGCGCTATGGCGTGCCGTTCCGGCAGAATCCGCATTTCCCGGTGAATACGCTGATGCTGATGCGCGGCGCCACCGGCTACCTGCGCCAGGACGAAGCCACCTTCCTGCGCTATGCCGACGCCATGTTCAGCGCAATGTGGGAACAGGGCCGCAACCTCAACGACCCGGCCGAGACCGGCGCGGTGCTTGCGGCCGCGGGTTTCGATCCGCGCGCTGCGCTGACGCTGGTGGACGACCCGGAAGTCAAGCAGGCGCTCAAGCGCGACACCGAACACGCGGTCACGCGCGGCGTGTTCGGCGCGCCCAGCTTTATCGTCGGCGACGAGCTGTTCTGGGGCAACGACCGTCTGTTGTTCGTGGAGGAAGCGCTGGCGCGGCCTTAGCCCGCGCCGCGCGCCACCAGCACGGGCACCGAAGTGGCCAGCAGTGCCACGCCGGACACGGTCAGCAGCGTCAGCACGATCTTGCGGAAGGCGACCTCGCTGATGCCGAGGTAAAGCCGGGTGCCCAGCAGCGTGGGCACCAGCATCGCCGGCGCCACCACCAGGAACATCGGCAACATCTCGCGCGTGACGATGCCCTTGCCGACATAGGCGGCCATGGTCATGGCCAGCGTGGCGAGGTTGAAATTCTGGATCACGGCGCGCTGCTCGTCCTTGTCGAAGCCGCGCAGCGTGCACCACAGCGTGGGGATCACGCCGGTAAAGCCGCCGATGCCGCCCATCACGCCCCCGGCGGCGCCGGCCACGCCGTCAGCCACGCGCCCGCCCACGCCGATATGCGGCAGCCGCCGCGCCATCAGCATCACCGGGCACCATAGCGTCAGGAAGGCGCCAAGGACCGCCTTGAACCACTGCGCGTCGAGCAGCGGCAGCACCGCCACGCCCAGCGGGATGCCGGCCACACCGCCAGCCACGAACGGCCACAGCCGCCGCCACGAGAGCCCGCGGCGCACCGATGCGGCCGCCAGCAACTGGCCGGTCAGCGCACCGAATACCGTCATCGCCGCGGCCAGCTTCGGCTCGATCGCCCAGGCCCAGAACGACATCGCCACCATGCCGAAGGCAAAGCCGGACAGGCCCTGGACGAAACCGGCCACGGCGGCACCCGCAATGACGATCAGCAAGGTGGAATCGAAGGACACGGCGAAGGAGGCAAGACCTGACGATACAAGGCGCATAACTATGCACTTCCCCGCCCCCGTTGTCAGCTTTCAGCCGTGCTGCGATGCGCCAATCTGATACGGTGTTTTTCCGCTGACTTGATTCTGTTCCGGCTGGCGGCGCTCCGCTACGATCTCCCCATCAGCAATGGCCAGGGCGGCGCTGCAAGCGCTGCACGCGCCGGCAGGTGCGGCGATTTGTCGCCCGGCCGATGACGGGGACGACGCTGCCCTTTGCGGCGCGCGCGACGTACACTACGCTTACCGCACGCGCCTGCGCCCCCTGCTCCCCGGGCGCGCTTCTGCCTGGGTGTCGAACTGCCAAAGCGTCTTGGAGGCAGTCCGCACCCGACCCAGGCACGCGCCAGGCCAGCGCCACGGAGAACACGACATGTTTGGTTTGACCGCGCTCGACCTCGCCCGCATCCAGTTTGGCTTCACCATTTCCTTCCACATAGTCTTTCCCGCGATCACCATCGGCCTGGCCGCCTACCTGGCGGTGCTGGAAGGCTGCTGGCTGCGCACGCAACGCCCGCTGTACCGCGACCTCTACCACTTCTGGTCCAAGATCTTTGCCGTCAATTTCGGCATGGGCGTGGTATCGGGCCTGGTGATGGCCTATCAGTTCGGCACCAACTGGAGCTTTTTCTCCGAGTTTGCCGGCAGCATCACCGGGCCGCTGCTGACCTATGAAGTGCTGACCGCCTTCTTCCTGGAAGCGGGCTTCCTTGGGGTGATGCTGTTCGGCTGGAACCGGGTCGGCCCGGGGCTGCATTTCTTTTCCACGGTAATGGTGGCGCTGGGCACGCTGATCTCGGCTACCTGGATCCTGGCATCGAACAGCTGGATGCAGACGCCGGCGGGCTTCGAGATCATCGATGGCCGCGTGGTGCCCACCGACTGGTTCGCCGTTATCTTCAACCCGTCGTTCCCGTACCGCCTGGTGCATATGAGCGTGGCGGCGTTCCTGGCCACGGCGCTGTTTGTCGGCGCGTCCGCGGCCTGGCACCTGCTGCGCGGGCGCGACAATCCCGCCATCCGCAAGATGCTGTCGATGGCGATGTGGATGCTGCTGATCGTCGCGCCGATCCAGGCGGTGATCGGCGACTTCCACGGCCTCAATACACTCAAGCACCAGCCCGCCAAGATCGCCGCGCTGGAGGGGCATTGGGAGAACAAGGGCAACGAGGCCCTGCCGCTGCTGCTGTTCGGCTGGCCCGACATGGAGCGCGAGGAAACCCGCTTCGCGGTCGAAGTGCCGCATCTTGGCAGCCTGATCCTGACGCACAGCTGGGACGGGCAGATCCAGGGCCTGAAGGAGTTCGCGCCCGAGGACCGGCCCAATGCCACCATCCTGTTCTGGTCTTTCCGCGTGATGGTCGGCCTGGGGCTGCTGATGATCGTGCTGGGCGTGTGGAGCCTGTTGTTGCGGCGCCGGGACCGGATCTATCGCGTCCGTCCGTTCCTCCATATGGCCTTGTGGATGGGACCTGCCGGCGTGATCGCCATCCTGGCCGGCTGGTACACCACCGAGATCGGCCGCCAGCCATGGGTGGTGTACGGGCTGCAGCGCACCGCGGATGCGGTGTCGCCGCACGGCGTGCCGGAACTGGCGACGACGCTGGCGATCTTCGTGGTTGCGTATTGCTTCGTGTTCGGCGTCGGCATCGCCTACATGATGCGGCTGGTGCGCAAGGGCCCGTTGCTGGAAGAGCCCGAGCCGCATGGCGGGCCAGGGCGCGAGCATACGCCGGCGCGCCCCTTGTCGGCGGTGGATGACGATGAAGTCCTCGCCCCCACCCCCACCGCACGCACCCGGAGCTGACACCATGGGCATCGATCTCTCCCTTCTCTGGATCGTCATCATCTTCTTCGGCGTGATGATGTACGTGGTGATGGACGGCTTCGACCTGGGCATCGGCATGCTGTACCCGTTCGTGCCTGACCGGCATGACCGCGACGTGATGATGAATACCGTCGCGCCGGTCTGGGACGGCAACGAAACCTGGCTGGTGCTGGGCGGCGCGGGGCTGCTGGCGGCGTTCCCGCTGGCGTATTCGGTGGTGCTGAGCGCGCTCTACCTGCCGCTGATGCTGATGCTGCTCGGCCTGATCTTCCGCGGCGTGGCGTTCGAATTTCGCTTCAAGGCCAATGACCGCGAACGCCCGGTGTGGGACGCCGCCTTCATCCTCGGCTCGGCCACGGCCACCTTCTTCCAGGGCGTGGCGCTGGGCGCGTATATCGACGGCATCAAGCTCGAAGGCCACCGTTTTGCCGGCGGCCCGCTCGACTGGCTGGCGCCGTTCCCGCTGTTCTGCGGCGTGGGGCTGATCGTGGCCTACACCGTGCTGGGCAGCACCTGGCTGATCATGAAGACCGAGGGCGACCTGCAGCAGCGCATGATCCGCCTGACCGGCACGCTGGCGTGGCTGCTGCTGGCGGTGATCGCCATCATCAGCCTGTGGACGCCGCTGACGCATCCCGAGATTGCCGAGCGCTGGTTCAGCCTGCCGAACCTGTTCTGGTTCTCGCCGGTGCCGATCCTGGTGGCGCTGTGCATGCTCATGCTGATGCGCGCGCTGCGCCGCGAGCCCGATATCTCGCCGTTCCTGTATGCGCTGGGGCTGGTGTTCCTGGGCTACAGCGGGCTCGCGATCAGCGTCTGGCCCAATATCATCCCGCCAGGGATCTCGATCTGGGAGGCCGCGGGGCCGCCGCAAAGCCAGGGCTTTGCGCTGGTGGGCGCGCTCTTCATCGTCCCCTTCATCCTGATGTACACGGTGTGGGCCTACTACGTGTTCCGCGGCAAGGTCCGCCACGGCGAGGGCTATCACTGATGGGCGCGCCGCATACGGAAAGCGGCACCCGCACCGGCACCTGGCTGCGCCGCGTCGGCTGGCTGGTGCTGATCTGGGCCGCGAGCGTGGCGGCACTGGGCGTGGCCGCGTGGGTGCTGCGGCTGATCATGCGGGGCGTGGGCTTCCACAGCTGACGCCCCGCGCCCGGCATGGCGCATCCCGGCGCCATGTGACGCGCCAGTCGCAGGCTCGCCAGGTCCGCCTCAAGAATCCGAATAGCCCCATCAGCATTCTTTGCCCCGCTGTCACCACGGTGACAACCCCGTTTCTTACTCTGCGATCGCATTGCGGCACACGCAATCCGCCGCGCGGCCATTGCCGCCGGCGCACAACAACGCGGATACACAGGGGAATGAGCGATGGCAGGGAACCTTGCACCGGGCTGGCTGGCGGGGATGGGGCGCGGGCGTGTGCTGGCCGGCACCGTCGCAGTCATGCTGGCCGCGACGCTGGCAGGCTGTGGCGGCGGCGACAGCGCGCCGTCTGGCGCGCCCAACGATACCGACACCAGCAAACCCGCGCCGGAGCCTGCCCGCGCCGGCGGCCCGCGCGTGCTGCTGGTCGGCGTCGACGGCGCCACCTATGCACAGGTGCAAAGCGCGGTGCTGCGGCGCGAGCTGCCCAACCTGGCCAGCCTGAACCTGGTGCCGACCGCAACCGGCGGCATGCCCGGCACCATCACCGCGCAGCCGCCGCTCGACGCGCCCAGCTGGGCCACGGTGCTGACCGGCGCCTGGGCCAACCGCCATGGCATCGACGACGACACCGGCAGCACCGCGCTGCGCGCGCCGACCGTGTTCCACTACCTGCGCACGGCCGGCAAACCCGGACTGCAGCAAGGTGCTGCGGTCAGCGCGCCAGCCCTGCCGGTGCTGCTCAGGACGGACCAGGACGCAGGCGTGCTCGATACGCTGGTCGATTGCGCGGGCGTCGACCGCTGCGTCACGCAGAATGCCGTGCGCCAGGTGCAGTCCGGCTATGGCGTGGTGATGGCGCAGTACAGCGCCCCGGCGCAGGCGGCGCAAGCCGGTGGCTTCGGCAACGGCGCCTATGCCGCCGCGCTGGCCGAGACCGACCGGGCCCTGGGCGAACTGCTCGCCGCGGTGGCCGCGCGCCGCCAGGCCCAGCCGGGCGAGGACTGGCTGGTGCTGGTCACCACCAGCCACGGCCTGGATGCCACCGGCGCCGCCACCACGGTGCCGACCGTGGAAAACCGAACCGCGTTCCTCGCCACCAACAAGACCCTGAACGGCGCGCTGGCCCGGCCCGGCGCTGCCGCACCCGACACCCCGGCGGACCTGTCCGCGCTGCCGACCGAGGCCGATATCGTCCCGACCGTGCTGGCCCACGCCGGCGTCGCGCTTGATCCCGCGGCAACGCGCCTCGACGGCTCCGCGCTGACCACCGCCACCGCCGGCGTGCGCGCCATCGGCGCCAGCATCGGCCAGTACCACGACGCCATCACGCTGACCTGGCAGAACCCGAGCCCCGCATACGGTGTCACGCGCGTGCTGCGTGACGGCGTGCAGATCGCCGCGCTGGGACCCGAGGTACGGACCTTCACCGACAAGGCCTTCGACATGCCGACCGGCCTGTATCAGTTCAACTACACGCTGGTGCGCAACGACGTGCCGGTGTCGTACCTGGCGCAGATCCACTACGTCAAACCCGTCACGCTGATGCCGTCGCTGCTCGATGGGCTGGCGTCGTATTTCAGCCTGGACAGCAAGCCGTTCGCCGATGCCAGGAACGCGGCCACGCTGGGCCCGTGGGTGGCAAGCCTCGACGGCGGCACGCTCGCCGCCGACAACTTCGGCGGCCAGTCGCTGCAGCTGGACTCGCGCATCGACAGCTACCAGCTCAAGCACAACGCGGCCGATATCGCGCAAAGCCCGCAATTCACCATCGGCCTCTGGTTCCGCACCGACTGCACCCAGGGCAACGGCACCGGCGAGCCGATCCTGTCGAACAAGAACTACATCTCGGGCGGCAATGCCGGCATTGCCATCGCCCTGTTCGGCAGTTGCGAGATCCGCTTCAACCTGGGCAGCGGCAGCGGCAAGCGCGACGACATCAATGGCATGAAGGTATCGGCCAACCAGTGGGCCTATCTGGCGCTGTCGGTCGACGCGGCGGCGAAGCGCTTCAGCGCCTACGTCATCGACCCGGTGCTGGGCCTGCAGATGACCGAGAACAAGGCGATCGCCAACACCGACGTGACCCGGCTCGCCGGCCTCGGCACGGGCTGGGGCGTCAACGACGATGCCACCCACAACTACGTCGGCAACAACCCCGGCGCGCTCAAGGGCGTGATGGGCCTGAACGACCTGGCGATGTGGACGCGCGTGCTGACGCTCGACGAACTGAAGGCCATCACCGGCGCACGCCAGCCCCTGTCGACGCTGAACCCCTGAGTTCCAGCATCCGGCGGCGCACCCGCTCCCTGAAAGAGCCGGTGACGCCCGGGCTTCACCCTCCCCGCATCCCGATCCCCCTGCAGGAGATTGACACCATGACCTTTCGACCTTCCACCCTGGCCCGGCCGCACTGGCTGGCCGCCTTGCTGCTGAGCGCGGCCCTCGCCGGCTGCGGCGGCGACTCCGGCGAGGGCGCCAGCGGCACCCCGGCCGCGGCGCCGACCACGCCCGGCGCACCCGGCACCGGCGGCAACCCCGGCCAGGGGAACGGCAGCGACCGGCCTGGCGAGACCCCGGCGGTCAAGCCGCAGCTGCGCTGCGCGCCCTGAGCCCGGCCCCGTCTACCCTCCCCGCAACCTTCCGGCACCGAATCCCATGAACCCCCAAAGCAGACGCAACTTCCTCAAGCTCGCCGGCGGCAGCGCCGCCGCCACCGCCGCGCTGGCGGCCTTCCCGCCGTCGATCCGCCGCGCGCTGGCGATCCCGGCCAACAACGCCACCGGCACCATCCGCGATGTCGAGCACGTGGTCATCCTGATGCAGGAGAACCGCTCGTTCGACAACTACTTCGGCACGCTGCGCGGCGTGCGGGGCTTTGGCGACCGCTTCCCGATCCCGCTGGCGGGCGGCCTGAACGTCTGGCAGCAGACCTATACCAACGGCAGCACCACCCGCACCGTGCTGCCCTACCACCTCGACAGCAGCGCCGGCAATGCGCAGCGCGTCAGCGGCACTCCGCACTCGTATCCCGACGCGCAGAACGCCTGGGACCTGGGCCGCATGAACAAGTGGCCGACCTACAAGCAGACCCAGTCGATGGGCTACTACACCGAGGCCGAGCTGGATTTCCAGGTGGCGCTGGCCAATGCCTTCACGCTGTGCGACGCCTACCACTGCAGCTTCCATGGCGGCACCAATCCCAACCGCCTGTTCCACTGGACCGGCACCAACGATCCGGGCGGCGCCTATGGCGGTCCGGTAATCGACAACAGCGGCGACTCGTTCACCGGCTCGAACACGCCCTATACCTGGAAGACCTACCCGGAGCGCCTGGAAAGCGCCGGCGTGAGCTGGAAGGTCTACCAGAACATGCCGGACAACTTCACCGACAACCCCCTGGCGGGGTTTAAACAGTACCGCGACGCCAATGCCGCGCGCGGCAACCAGGCCAACGGCAGCCCCTATCCGCCGTACACCAGCGCCGACGACGCGGTCAGCCCGCTGCTCAAGGGCGTGGCCAACACCATGCCCGATGGCGGCTTCCTGCAGGCGCTGCGCGACGATATCGCCGCGGGCAAACTGCCACAGGTGTCGTGGATCGTGGCGCCGGCCACGTACTCGGAGCACCCCGGGCCGTCCAGCCCGGTGCAGGGCGCCTGGTACACGCAGGAGGTGCTCGATGCGCTGACCGCCAATCCCGCGGTCTGGAGCAAGACCGTGCTGCTGATCAACTTCGACGAGAACGACGGCTATTTCGACCACCTGCCGCCGCCGTGCGCGCCGGCCTATGACGGCGACACGCTGGCTGGCGCCACCACGCTCGAGCCGGAACAGCTCAAGCCGGAATATCACGTCGACAAGCGTCCCTACGGCCCCGGCCCGCGCGTGCCGATGTACGTGGTCTCGCCCTGGAGCCGCGGCGGCTGGGTCAACTCGCAGGTGTTCGACCACACCTCGGTGCTGCGCTTCCTGGAAGCGCGCTTCGGCGTGGCGGAGCCCAATATCAGCGGCTTCCGCCGCGCGGTGGCGGGCGACCTGACTTCGGCCTTCAACTTCGTCAGCCCCAACACCAACGCGCTGCCCGAACTGCCCAGCCGCGACAAGGCCAGCGCCGACGCCATCCGCACCGCGCAGGGCGTGCTGCCGCAGGTGCCGCTGCCCCCGGCCGGCAGCCAGCAGATGCCGCAGCAGGACCCCGGCACGCGCCCGTCGCGCGCCCTGCCTTACGAACTGCACGTCAGCGCGCGCGAAGACGCCCGCGACCAGCGCGCGGTGTGGCTGCTGTTCAGCAATACCGGCACGGCGGCGGCGGTGTTCCACGTCTACGACCGGCTGCACCTGGACCGCGTGCCGCGCCGCTATATGGTCGAGCCGGGCAAGGCGCTGCATGGCAGCTGGGACGTCTTTGCCACCGATGGCGGCAAGTACGACCTGTGGGTGCTGGGCCCGAACGGCTTCCACCGCGCCTTCCGCGGCGACGTGGCGGCGGTGACCGCGGCCGGGGCCAGCGCGCCGGAGATCCGGGTCTGCTATGACATCGCCAACGCCGCGGTGTACGTCGACATGATCAATACCGGCAGCGCCCCCTGCACCTTCACCGTCCAGGCCAACGCCTACCGCACCGACGGCCCGTGGACCTACGAGGTGCCCGCCGGCATGCAGCTGCAGCAGCACTGGCCGGTGGCGCGCCAGGGCAACTGGTACGACTTCACCGTGACCACCGCGCAAGGCGGCTTTACGCGCCGCTTTGCCGGGCGCATCGAAACCGGCAAGGACGGCGTGTCCGACTCGGCAATGGGCGCGGCCGGCTGACGCAACCCGTCGATCCGGCGCCACGCCAGTCCCGCCCCGGCCGGTCCCAAGCGGAACCGGCCCGGGCGGGCGTAGCCGTTTTGTCATATTGGGCCGCTAGACTGCGCGGTCGTCCGGCCCGGTCCGGACCCTTCCCCCAAACTGCGCGCGGATGACCATGCTAGGCGACCTGCTGATGACCTTTTTCGAAGTGGCGCGCCAGGGCAGCATCACCATGGCGGCGCGGCAGTTGCGCGTGAGCCAGCCCACGGTCACGGGACGCATCCGCCAGCTGGAGGAGACCTATGGCGTGGAACTGTTCCACCGCCGTGCCAGCCGCGTCGACCTGAGCGATGTGGGCGTGGCCCTGATGCCGGTGGTCGAGCAGCTGATGCAGCAGGAAGGCAATGCCGACTACCTGCTGCGCAACGCCGGCAACCTGCGCTTTGGCAACCTGCGCATCGGTGCCACCGGGCCGTATTACATCCTGCGCGCGGTGGCGGCGTTCCGGCAGCGCTATCCCGCGATCGACGTGAGCCTGGATATCGGCAACTCGCAGCAGATGCTCGAAGCGCTGTTCGAGTACCGCATTGACGCGGCGGTGTCGTCGCATCCGGTGGACGATGACCGGCTGGCCTGTATCCGGCTGGCGACCGACCCGATGGTGCTGGTGGTCCATCCCGGCCATGCGCTGGCACGGCTCGCGCAAATCGACCTGCCGCAACTGCGCGGCTGCCACCTGCTGGTGCGCGAGCACGGCTCGATGACGCGCAAGACCACGGAGACGGCGCTGGCCGCGTGCGGACTGGAATTGCCGCCGCACACCGTGATTGGCAGCAGAGAGGCCATCTACGAGGCGATCCGCCAGGGCCTGGGCGCCAGCGTGGTGCCGCTGGGCGAGGTGCCGCGCGACCCGCTGCTGCGCGTCATCCGGTTCGCGTCCGGCGCGCCGGTCTTGCATGAATACCTGTACTGCCTGCGGAGCCGGCGGCAGACGCGGCTGGTCGGCGCCTTCCTGGATTGCGTGGCGCTGGATGAGCCGGCTGCCGCCGCCCAGGCCGCCTGACGGCAATGCACCCACGCGCCGATTTCCC
The sequence above is a segment of the Cupriavidus sp. MP-37 genome. Coding sequences within it:
- a CDS encoding 2-hydroxychromene-2-carboxylate isomerase, whose translation is MTRQVEFFFDFGSPYSYLAWKELPRVTQRTGATIVWRPILLGGVFKATGNHSPAEVPAKAGWLHGDTARWARRYGVPFRQNPHFPVNTLMLMRGATGYLRQDEATFLRYADAMFSAMWEQGRNLNDPAETGAVLAAAGFDPRAALTLVDDPEVKQALKRDTEHAVTRGVFGAPSFIVGDELFWGNDRLLFVEEALARP
- a CDS encoding sulfite exporter TauE/SafE family protein, which produces MRLVSSGLASFAVSFDSTLLIVIAGAAVAGFVQGLSGFAFGMVAMSFWAWAIEPKLAAAMTVFGALTGQLLAAASVRRGLSWRRLWPFVAGGVAGIPLGVAVLPLLDAQWFKAVLGAFLTLWCPVMLMARRLPHIGVGGRVADGVAGAAGGVMGGIGGFTGVIPTLWCTLRGFDKDEQRAVIQNFNLATLAMTMAAYVGKGIVTREMLPMFLVVAPAMLVPTLLGTRLYLGISEVAFRKIVLTLLTVSGVALLATSVPVLVARGAG
- a CDS encoding cytochrome ubiquinol oxidase subunit I, translating into MFGLTALDLARIQFGFTISFHIVFPAITIGLAAYLAVLEGCWLRTQRPLYRDLYHFWSKIFAVNFGMGVVSGLVMAYQFGTNWSFFSEFAGSITGPLLTYEVLTAFFLEAGFLGVMLFGWNRVGPGLHFFSTVMVALGTLISATWILASNSWMQTPAGFEIIDGRVVPTDWFAVIFNPSFPYRLVHMSVAAFLATALFVGASAAWHLLRGRDNPAIRKMLSMAMWMLLIVAPIQAVIGDFHGLNTLKHQPAKIAALEGHWENKGNEALPLLLFGWPDMEREETRFAVEVPHLGSLILTHSWDGQIQGLKEFAPEDRPNATILFWSFRVMVGLGLLMIVLGVWSLLLRRRDRIYRVRPFLHMALWMGPAGVIAILAGWYTTEIGRQPWVVYGLQRTADAVSPHGVPELATTLAIFVVAYCFVFGVGIAYMMRLVRKGPLLEEPEPHGGPGREHTPARPLSAVDDDEVLAPTPTARTRS
- the cydB gene encoding cytochrome d ubiquinol oxidase subunit II produces the protein MGIDLSLLWIVIIFFGVMMYVVMDGFDLGIGMLYPFVPDRHDRDVMMNTVAPVWDGNETWLVLGGAGLLAAFPLAYSVVLSALYLPLMLMLLGLIFRGVAFEFRFKANDRERPVWDAAFILGSATATFFQGVALGAYIDGIKLEGHRFAGGPLDWLAPFPLFCGVGLIVAYTVLGSTWLIMKTEGDLQQRMIRLTGTLAWLLLAVIAIISLWTPLTHPEIAERWFSLPNLFWFSPVPILVALCMLMLMRALRREPDISPFLYALGLVFLGYSGLAISVWPNIIPPGISIWEAAGPPQSQGFALVGALFIVPFILMYTVWAYYVFRGKVRHGEGYH
- a CDS encoding DUF2474 domain-containing protein, translated to MGAPHTESGTRTGTWLRRVGWLVLIWAASVAALGVAAWVLRLIMRGVGFHS
- a CDS encoding LamG-like jellyroll fold domain-containing protein; translated protein: MAGNLAPGWLAGMGRGRVLAGTVAVMLAATLAGCGGGDSAPSGAPNDTDTSKPAPEPARAGGPRVLLVGVDGATYAQVQSAVLRRELPNLASLNLVPTATGGMPGTITAQPPLDAPSWATVLTGAWANRHGIDDDTGSTALRAPTVFHYLRTAGKPGLQQGAAVSAPALPVLLRTDQDAGVLDTLVDCAGVDRCVTQNAVRQVQSGYGVVMAQYSAPAQAAQAGGFGNGAYAAALAETDRALGELLAAVAARRQAQPGEDWLVLVTTSHGLDATGAATTVPTVENRTAFLATNKTLNGALARPGAAAPDTPADLSALPTEADIVPTVLAHAGVALDPAATRLDGSALTTATAGVRAIGASIGQYHDAITLTWQNPSPAYGVTRVLRDGVQIAALGPEVRTFTDKAFDMPTGLYQFNYTLVRNDVPVSYLAQIHYVKPVTLMPSLLDGLASYFSLDSKPFADARNAATLGPWVASLDGGTLAADNFGGQSLQLDSRIDSYQLKHNAADIAQSPQFTIGLWFRTDCTQGNGTGEPILSNKNYISGGNAGIAIALFGSCEIRFNLGSGSGKRDDINGMKVSANQWAYLALSVDAAAKRFSAYVIDPVLGLQMTENKAIANTDVTRLAGLGTGWGVNDDATHNYVGNNPGALKGVMGLNDLAMWTRVLTLDELKAITGARQPLSTLNP
- a CDS encoding phosphocholine-specific phospholipase C, giving the protein MNPQSRRNFLKLAGGSAAATAALAAFPPSIRRALAIPANNATGTIRDVEHVVILMQENRSFDNYFGTLRGVRGFGDRFPIPLAGGLNVWQQTYTNGSTTRTVLPYHLDSSAGNAQRVSGTPHSYPDAQNAWDLGRMNKWPTYKQTQSMGYYTEAELDFQVALANAFTLCDAYHCSFHGGTNPNRLFHWTGTNDPGGAYGGPVIDNSGDSFTGSNTPYTWKTYPERLESAGVSWKVYQNMPDNFTDNPLAGFKQYRDANAARGNQANGSPYPPYTSADDAVSPLLKGVANTMPDGGFLQALRDDIAAGKLPQVSWIVAPATYSEHPGPSSPVQGAWYTQEVLDALTANPAVWSKTVLLINFDENDGYFDHLPPPCAPAYDGDTLAGATTLEPEQLKPEYHVDKRPYGPGPRVPMYVVSPWSRGGWVNSQVFDHTSVLRFLEARFGVAEPNISGFRRAVAGDLTSAFNFVSPNTNALPELPSRDKASADAIRTAQGVLPQVPLPPAGSQQMPQQDPGTRPSRALPYELHVSAREDARDQRAVWLLFSNTGTAAAVFHVYDRLHLDRVPRRYMVEPGKALHGSWDVFATDGGKYDLWVLGPNGFHRAFRGDVAAVTAAGASAPEIRVCYDIANAAVYVDMINTGSAPCTFTVQANAYRTDGPWTYEVPAGMQLQQHWPVARQGNWYDFTVTTAQGGFTRRFAGRIETGKDGVSDSAMGAAG
- a CDS encoding LysR substrate-binding domain-containing protein, producing MLGDLLMTFFEVARQGSITMAARQLRVSQPTVTGRIRQLEETYGVELFHRRASRVDLSDVGVALMPVVEQLMQQEGNADYLLRNAGNLRFGNLRIGATGPYYILRAVAAFRQRYPAIDVSLDIGNSQQMLEALFEYRIDAAVSSHPVDDDRLACIRLATDPMVLVVHPGHALARLAQIDLPQLRGCHLLVREHGSMTRKTTETALAACGLELPPHTVIGSREAIYEAIRQGLGASVVPLGEVPRDPLLRVIRFASGAPVLHEYLYCLRSRRQTRLVGAFLDCVALDEPAAAAQAA